In Chaetodon auriga isolate fChaAug3 chromosome 7, fChaAug3.hap1, whole genome shotgun sequence, a genomic segment contains:
- the LOC143323578 gene encoding uncharacterized protein LOC143323578 isoform X1: MASPCNPQYFQNQSLSLWLLALVFTLTWCFSVSESHAQIQLTGEVGGNVTIHCPYDKHRTIQFFYFQKGDIFVNGYYDSRNIRETGIWNNTRVDHGKATVHMTNLNISHIGTYKCHIMYKNSASPSDTDIHLSLTAKYSKPEVTTSCFDGFGCHITCSSHGGYPYTKVTWSEPMNELMKDEISSANPDPHTMTFNSSSSAYFNCSNGELNFSCSVGQVTSDMLAICTPKDPPEFNHYNHYAIAIAISAVVVFSIMVASLVWWQYKKGKTGVASVDVRQEWKADGYDEEAAKLSEQNEGEQAS; the protein is encoded by the exons ATG GCATCACCTTGCAACCCACAGTATTTTCA AAACCAAAGTCTTTCCCTCTGGCTGTTGGCTCTGGTTTTCACTTTGACATGGTGCTTTTCTGTCTCAG AAAGCCACGCTCAGATTCAGCTCACGGGAGAGGTTGGTGGAAATGTGACCATTCACTGCCCCTATGACAAACACCGAACGATCcaatttttctattttcagaaGGGCGACATTTTTGTGAACGGTTACTATGACTCCAGAAATATCCGAGAGACTGGAATCTGGAATAACACCAGAGTGGATCACGGCAAGGCAACTGTGCACATGACCAATTTGAACATCTCCCATATTGGTACCTATAAGTGCCATATCATGTACAAGAACAGCGCAAGTCCTTCTGACACAGACATACACCTCAGTCTCACAG CCAAATACAGTAAACCTGAAGTCACAACATCGTGTTTTGATGGCTTTGGCTGCCACATTACGTGTTCCTCACATGGCGGCTACCCATACACGAAGGTGACGTGGAGCGAACCTATGAATGAGTTGATGAAGGATGAGATCAGCAGTGCAAATCCCGATCCACACACCATGACATTCAACAGCTCCAGTTCCGCATACTTCAACTGTTCCAATGGAGAGCTgaatttcagctgctcagtgggCCAGGTCACCTCAGACATGTTAGCAATCT GTACACCCAAGGATCCACCGGAGTTTAATCACTATAATCATTATGCGATAGCGATAGCCATCAGCGCAGTGGTGGTTTTCAGTATTATGGTGGCATCGCTGGTGTGGTGGCAATACAAGAAAGGAAAGACAG GAGTGGCGTCAGTAGATGTGAGGCAAGAGTGGAAAGCAGACGGATATGACGA gGAGGCGGCAAAACTCAGTGAACAAAACGAAGGGGAGCAGGCATCCTGA
- the LOC143323578 gene encoding uncharacterized protein LOC143323578 isoform X2, whose product MASPCNPQYFQNQSLSLWLLALVFTLTWCFSVSESHAQIQLTGEVGGNVTIHCPYDKHRTIQFFYFQKGDIFVNGYYDSRNIRETGIWNNTRVDHGKATVHMTNLNISHIGTYKCHIMYKNSASPSDTDIHLSLTGTPKDPPEFNHYNHYAIAIAISAVVVFSIMVASLVWWQYKKGKTGVASVDVRQEWKADGYDEEAAKLSEQNEGEQAS is encoded by the exons ATG GCATCACCTTGCAACCCACAGTATTTTCA AAACCAAAGTCTTTCCCTCTGGCTGTTGGCTCTGGTTTTCACTTTGACATGGTGCTTTTCTGTCTCAG AAAGCCACGCTCAGATTCAGCTCACGGGAGAGGTTGGTGGAAATGTGACCATTCACTGCCCCTATGACAAACACCGAACGATCcaatttttctattttcagaaGGGCGACATTTTTGTGAACGGTTACTATGACTCCAGAAATATCCGAGAGACTGGAATCTGGAATAACACCAGAGTGGATCACGGCAAGGCAACTGTGCACATGACCAATTTGAACATCTCCCATATTGGTACCTATAAGTGCCATATCATGTACAAGAACAGCGCAAGTCCTTCTGACACAGACATACACCTCAGTCTCACAG GTACACCCAAGGATCCACCGGAGTTTAATCACTATAATCATTATGCGATAGCGATAGCCATCAGCGCAGTGGTGGTTTTCAGTATTATGGTGGCATCGCTGGTGTGGTGGCAATACAAGAAAGGAAAGACAG GAGTGGCGTCAGTAGATGTGAGGCAAGAGTGGAAAGCAGACGGATATGACGA gGAGGCGGCAAAACTCAGTGAACAAAACGAAGGGGAGCAGGCATCCTGA